DNA sequence from the Streptomyces sp. HUAS 15-9 genome:
AGTACATCGAGGACATAGGCGACGGCCGCGGCTACACCGCGGGCATCATCGGCTTCTGCTCCGGCACCGGCGACATGCTCGACCTCGTACAGCTCTACACCGACCGCAGGCCCGGCAACGTCCTCGCCAAGTACCTGCCCGCACTGCGCCGTGTCAACGGCAGCGACTCGCACGACGGGCTCGACCCGAACTTCCCCCGGGACTGGCGCAAGGCCGCACAGGACTCGGCGTTCCAGCAGGCGCAGAACGACGAGCGCGACCGCGTCTACTTCAACCCCGCGGTGCGGCAGGGCAAGACGGACGGACTGCGGGCGCTCGGCCAGTTCACGTACTACGACGCCATCGTCATGCACGGCGACGGCAGCGACCCCACCAGCTTCAGCAGCATCCGCAAGCGGGCGCTGCGCCAGGCCAAGCCGCCGGCGCAGGGCGGCAACGAGACGACGTACCTCAATGCCTTCCTCGATGCCCGGGTGTGGGCCATGAAGCAGGAGGAGGCCCACAGCGACACCAGCCGGGTCGACACCGAGCAGCGCGTCTTCCTGCGCAAGGGCAACTTCGACCTGAACACGCCGCTGGACTGGAAGGTCTACGGCGACAGTTATCACATCGGCTGATCGCAGGGGCGCGAGGACAACACGAGGCGCCGGGAGGCCCGACCGCAGTCGGACCGTCCCGGCGCCTAGTGCCGCTGCTCTGCGCCGCTGCCCCACCCTCCGGCTCGGTCAGCCATTCGGGTGTGTTCCCCGCCGTGGGGCGTGTGAGGGCGACGATGTGCTTCGGCGCAGGTGTGATGTTTGTTAAAACGCCGGAATGAAAGGGGGCGAATGGGCAACGTTCCCTTTCATGCCCCAAACGAACCTCCCCCGGCAGGTGACACGATGACGACGGCGACCAGGGTGCCGAGGCCACCGTCCAGCACTGCCACCTCAGCCGACCCCACGACTTCCCAGCCCGCCGCGATGCCCTCGCTGCCGTCCCTCACCGGACTGCGGTGGGTGGCCGCGCTGCTGGTCTTCGGGCTGCATG
Encoded proteins:
- a CDS encoding chitosanase translates to MVQLDHHAASPSGPSRRTFVALTGAVALGGFLAAQHATAAQGAAPGLDDPAKKEIAMKLVSSAENSSLDWKAQYKYIEDIGDGRGYTAGIIGFCSGTGDMLDLVQLYTDRRPGNVLAKYLPALRRVNGSDSHDGLDPNFPRDWRKAAQDSAFQQAQNDERDRVYFNPAVRQGKTDGLRALGQFTYYDAIVMHGDGSDPTSFSSIRKRALRQAKPPAQGGNETTYLNAFLDARVWAMKQEEAHSDTSRVDTEQRVFLRKGNFDLNTPLDWKVYGDSYHIG